The Lysobacterales bacterium genome includes a window with the following:
- a CDS encoding magnesium transporter CorA family protein: protein MLSSYIARDGRVEVADTIAALHDADLVWVDLLDPSAEERLAVEQRFGLAVPSQAEMGEIEPSNRLYEEDGALFMTATLVAHVETGSPRSAPVTFILGEGQLITLRYIDPKSFRTYAGHLHKARLADKRPVGVFTGLLETVVARQADILERISLDADQISAHVFRPGEVQQAKPPAELLKDIGRCGELTSRLREAVVSTIRLLTWFGHPENGYQKDPGVRERIKSLGRDLASLADFANYQSNKVQFLLDATLGRINIEQTNIIKIFSVAAAAFLPPTLIASIYGMNFEVMPELGWRFGYPLALVAMVLSAVLPLWYFKRRGWL, encoded by the coding sequence ATGCTCAGCAGCTACATCGCCCGCGACGGCCGCGTCGAGGTCGCCGACACCATCGCCGCCCTGCACGACGCCGATCTGGTCTGGGTCGACCTGCTCGATCCCAGCGCCGAGGAGCGCCTGGCGGTCGAGCAGCGCTTCGGCCTGGCGGTACCCAGCCAGGCCGAGATGGGCGAGATCGAGCCGTCGAACCGGCTCTACGAGGAGGATGGCGCGCTGTTCATGACCGCCACCCTGGTCGCCCACGTGGAGACCGGCTCGCCGCGCAGCGCGCCGGTCACCTTCATCCTGGGCGAGGGGCAGCTGATCACCCTGCGCTACATCGATCCGAAGTCGTTCCGCACCTATGCCGGCCACCTGCACAAGGCGAGGCTGGCGGACAAGCGTCCGGTCGGGGTGTTCACCGGCCTGCTCGAGACCGTGGTCGCGCGCCAGGCCGACATCCTGGAGCGGATCAGCCTGGATGCCGACCAGATCTCCGCACACGTGTTCCGACCGGGCGAGGTCCAGCAGGCCAAGCCGCCGGCGGAACTGCTCAAGGACATCGGCCGTTGCGGCGAACTCACCTCGCGCCTGCGCGAGGCGGTGGTCTCGACGATCCGGCTGCTGACCTGGTTCGGGCACCCGGAGAACGGTTACCAGAAGGACCCCGGCGTCCGGGAGCGCATCAAGAGCCTGGGCCGGGACCTGGCTTCGCTGGCCGACTTCGCCAACTACCAGTCCAACAAGGTGCAGTTCCTGCTCGATGCCACCCTGGGCCGGATCAACATCGAGCAGACCAACATCATCAAGATCTTCTCGGTGGCCGCCGCCGCGTTCCTGCCGCCGACCCTGATCGCCAGCATCTACGGCATGAACTTCGAGGTGATGCCGGAGCTGGGCTGGCGCTTCGGGTATCCGCTGGCGCTGGTCGCCATGGTGCTGTCGGCGGTGCTGCCCTTGTGGTACTTCAAGCGGCGCGGCTGGCTCTGA
- a CDS encoding TolC family protein codes for MTRPASPALALLAGLLLAGCASLPADRGRGELAARLPAGTALPDPAQAAPLPELPTGPLGPDDAVALALAASPAVRAILAGLGQAAADRFESGRIHNPRLSLGRLGEERHAGLDVVLSDLLSLPARSRIGAERWQADLAQSAHALQAYAGQVRAAWYRLVAAGQIAGLRAAVADAAGARVELARRFHAAGNISALQLAREEAAATLARTDAARARSERLAARMALAELTGLAGRSNAWRTPERLPLPAGEPPAVAALLAGTAEHRQDLAAARAALAAGERGRRLARRLAWLGEIELGVEREREGDERRSGASIALELPLFHQGQARRARADADLAAADAQVDALQLAVQRQVRTAAERVATRRGIVETYRDALLPQRKAIVEREQERYDFMLIGAFDLIAARQQEYDAWQAWLEAIRDYWLAVVELELAAGRPLPQLHAGTDSAGSADVLAPPDAGGGHDHDHDHHHHHLHGDTP; via the coding sequence ATGACCCGACCTGCCTCCCCTGCCCTTGCCCTGCTGGCCGGCCTGCTGCTGGCCGGCTGCGCCAGCCTGCCGGCCGACCGCGGTCGCGGCGAGCTGGCCGCCCGCCTGCCGGCGGGCACCGCCCTGCCCGATCCCGCGCAGGCCGCGCCCCTGCCCGAGCTGCCCACCGGTCCGCTCGGCCCGGACGACGCCGTCGCCCTGGCCCTCGCCGCCAGCCCGGCGGTGCGCGCGATCCTCGCCGGACTCGGCCAGGCCGCAGCCGACCGCTTCGAGTCCGGGCGCATCCACAATCCCCGGCTGTCGCTGGGCCGGCTCGGCGAGGAACGCCACGCCGGCCTGGACGTGGTGCTGTCCGACCTGCTCAGCCTGCCGGCGCGCAGCCGGATCGGCGCCGAGCGCTGGCAGGCCGACCTGGCGCAGTCCGCGCACGCGCTGCAGGCCTACGCCGGCCAGGTGCGCGCGGCCTGGTACCGGCTGGTCGCCGCCGGCCAGATCGCCGGCCTGCGCGCGGCGGTCGCCGACGCCGCCGGCGCGCGCGTCGAGCTGGCGCGCCGCTTCCACGCCGCGGGCAACATCAGCGCCCTGCAGCTGGCCCGCGAGGAGGCCGCCGCGACGCTGGCGCGGACCGACGCGGCGCGGGCACGCAGCGAACGGCTGGCCGCGCGCATGGCGCTGGCCGAGCTGACCGGCCTGGCCGGACGCAGCAACGCCTGGCGCACGCCCGAGCGCCTGCCGCTGCCGGCCGGCGAGCCGCCCGCCGTCGCCGCGCTGCTGGCCGGCACCGCCGAGCATCGCCAGGACCTGGCCGCCGCCCGCGCCGCCCTGGCCGCCGGCGAGCGTGGCCGCCGGCTGGCACGCCGGCTCGCCTGGCTGGGCGAGATCGAACTCGGCGTCGAGCGCGAGCGCGAGGGCGACGAACGCCGCAGCGGCGCCTCGATCGCCCTGGAGCTGCCGCTGTTCCACCAGGGCCAGGCCCGGCGCGCCCGCGCCGACGCCGACCTGGCGGCCGCCGATGCCCAGGTCGACGCACTGCAACTGGCCGTGCAACGCCAGGTGCGCACCGCCGCCGAGCGCGTCGCCACCCGTCGCGGGATCGTCGAGACCTACCGCGACGCCCTGCTGCCGCAGCGCAAGGCGATCGTCGAGCGCGAACAGGAACGCTACGACTTCATGCTGATCGGCGCCTTCGACCTGATCGCCGCCCGCCAGCAGGAGTACGACGCCTGGCAGGCCTGGCTGGAGGCGATCCGCGACTACTGGCTGGCCGTGGTCGAGCTGGAGCTGGCCGCCGGCCGGCCGCTGCCGCAACTGCATGCCGGCACCGACAGCGCCGGCAGCGCCGATGTCCTGGCGCCGCCCGACGCCGGCGGCGGCCACGACCACGACCACGACCACCACCATCACCACCTGCACGGAGACACGCCATGA
- the trxC gene encoding thioredoxin TrxC codes for MTATATTVACPHCHALNRVPDGRLGESPSCGRCHRPLFVGGPVALDAAAYAAHLERASLPVLVDFWASWCGPCQAMAPHFERAASALEPRLRLAKLDTEAEPALAARHGIRSIPTLILSIGGQERARHSGAMAAGDIVAWATRQLGQ; via the coding sequence ATGACCGCGACCGCAACCACGGTTGCCTGCCCGCATTGTCATGCGCTCAACCGCGTGCCCGACGGGCGTCTGGGCGAGTCGCCGTCCTGCGGGCGCTGTCATCGCCCGCTGTTCGTCGGTGGCCCGGTCGCGTTGGACGCCGCCGCCTATGCCGCGCATCTGGAGCGCGCCAGCCTGCCGGTGCTGGTCGATTTCTGGGCGTCCTGGTGCGGCCCCTGCCAGGCGATGGCGCCGCACTTCGAACGCGCCGCCAGCGCGCTGGAACCGCGATTGCGCCTGGCCAAGCTGGACACCGAGGCCGAGCCCGCCCTGGCGGCGCGGCACGGCATCCGCAGCATACCGACCCTGATCCTGTCGATCGGCGGCCAGGAGCGGGCCCGGCATTCGGGCGCGATGGCAGCCGGGGACATCGTCGCCTGGGCGACACGACAGCTTGGGCAGTGA
- a CDS encoding copper oxidase, whose amino-acid sequence MKLRRRDLLLGAGAAALLPAIARPEPVDGTGIAVAPPRDRRHGYRPVRTLNGWTLPWRLKDGVKEFHLVAEEIEHEFAPGSRAVCWGYNGTTPGPTIEAVEGDRVRIFVTNRLPEHTTIHWHGLLLPSGMDGVGGLTQPHIRPGETYVYEFTLRQHGTHMYHPHADEMVQMAMGMMGLFVIHPRAGEARRIDRDYALLLHNWALHPGTARPDPSVMQDFDLWTFNSKVFPAIDSLVARSGERVRVRIGNLSMWNHPIHMHGVQFEVTGGDGGRWPSGQWRREVTEIVGVGQMRDLEFTAVPGDWAFHCHMAHHVMGPMGHGIPNTLGVDQRGVEERIRRHLPGYMAMGEGGMAEHQEHVDMGHMRGPDNTVAMMAGKGPFGNLEMGGMFTVIKVRDDLARDDFRDPGWYRHPEGTVARRVSADPDFGQPVRAAASPGAAAPATLPRATRGGHRHDSGTP is encoded by the coding sequence ATGAAGCTGCGTCGACGCGACCTGTTGCTCGGGGCCGGCGCGGCCGCCCTTCTTCCCGCCATCGCCCGTCCGGAACCGGTGGACGGCACCGGCATTGCCGTGGCGCCGCCGCGCGACCGCCGGCACGGCTACCGGCCGGTGCGCACGCTGAACGGCTGGACCCTGCCCTGGCGGCTCAAGGACGGCGTCAAGGAGTTCCACCTGGTCGCCGAGGAGATCGAGCACGAATTCGCGCCCGGCAGCCGGGCGGTGTGCTGGGGCTACAACGGCACCACGCCCGGGCCGACCATCGAGGCGGTCGAGGGCGACCGGGTCCGCATCTTCGTCACCAACCGCCTGCCCGAGCACACCACCATCCACTGGCACGGCCTGCTGCTGCCCTCGGGCATGGACGGCGTCGGCGGCCTGACCCAGCCGCACATCCGGCCCGGCGAGACCTACGTCTACGAGTTCACCCTGCGCCAGCACGGCACCCACATGTACCACCCGCACGCCGACGAGATGGTGCAGATGGCGATGGGCATGATGGGCCTGTTCGTGATCCATCCGCGCGCCGGCGAGGCGCGCCGCATCGACCGCGACTACGCCCTGCTGCTGCACAACTGGGCGCTGCACCCGGGCACCGCGCGGCCGGACCCCTCGGTGATGCAGGACTTCGACCTGTGGACCTTCAATTCCAAGGTGTTCCCGGCGATCGATTCCCTGGTCGCGCGCAGCGGCGAGCGGGTCCGGGTGCGGATCGGCAACCTGTCGATGTGGAACCACCCGATCCACATGCACGGCGTGCAGTTCGAGGTCACCGGCGGCGACGGCGGGCGCTGGCCGTCCGGGCAGTGGCGCCGCGAGGTCACCGAGATCGTCGGCGTCGGCCAGATGCGCGACCTGGAGTTCACCGCCGTGCCCGGCGACTGGGCCTTCCACTGTCACATGGCCCACCACGTGATGGGACCGATGGGCCACGGGATCCCCAACACCCTGGGCGTCGACCAGCGCGGCGTCGAGGAGCGCATCCGCCGGCACCTGCCCGGCTACATGGCGATGGGCGAGGGCGGCATGGCCGAGCACCAGGAACACGTCGACATGGGCCACATGCGCGGCCCGGACAACACCGTGGCGATGATGGCCGGCAAGGGCCCGTTCGGGAACCTGGAGATGGGCGGCATGTTCACCGTCATCAAGGTCCGCGACGACCTGGCCCGCGACGACTTCCGCGACCCGGGCTGGTACCGCCACCCGGAAGGCACCGTCGCCCGGCGGGTCAGCGCCGATCCGGACTTCGGCCAGCCGGTCCGTGCTGCGGCGTCGCCCGGTGCCGCAGCACCCGCGACGCTGCCCCGCGCGACCCGCGGCGGCCACCGTCACGATTCGGGCACTCCGTGA
- a CDS encoding OsmC family protein: MSDSTPIRVRLEQQEDFAFRLSFPDTDLAALLTDEPAPLGHDGGPNPSRLLLAAVANCLAASLLFALRKFRNDPSGPLLAEATALMQRNADGRWRLPRADVELHLPGNAASYPQLERILGQFEQFCVVTQSVRQGIDVAVTVKDVDGRVLLGDKSFEAGS, translated from the coding sequence ATGAGCGACAGCACGCCGATCCGCGTCCGTCTCGAACAGCAGGAGGATTTCGCCTTCCGGCTGAGCTTCCCCGACACCGACCTCGCCGCCTTGCTGACCGATGAGCCGGCGCCGCTGGGACACGATGGCGGCCCCAATCCCTCGCGCCTGCTGCTGGCCGCGGTCGCCAACTGCCTGGCGGCCAGCCTGCTGTTCGCATTGCGCAAGTTCCGCAACGACCCCTCGGGTCCCTTGCTGGCCGAGGCCACCGCGCTCATGCAGCGCAACGCCGATGGCCGCTGGCGGCTGCCGCGCGCGGATGTCGAACTGCACCTGCCCGGCAATGCCGCCAGCTACCCGCAGCTCGAGCGCATCCTCGGCCAGTTCGAGCAGTTCTGCGTGGTCACCCAGAGCGTCCGTCAGGGCATCGATGTTGCGGTCACGGTCAAGGACGTCGACGGTCGCGTCCTGCTGGGCGACAAGAGCTTCGAGGCCGGATCCTGA
- a CDS encoding alpha/beta fold hydrolase — protein MAPAVRTGRAWRGDRLARLLTAALALITAAPALAGAELKDTECWFDVGAGRRTHCAWLTPSRQDAAGAIRLPVVILRRQSERASRRAVIYLTGGPGAGSDLDTAGLRAARMWRAQLGLRQDLVLYDQRGTGRAQPSLHCDGNDAHLRSVLAGPGDYGQRMAKAAKFLLACARLVSPEDRAAGLYGTVTAAADLRDLMATLTRVHGYRSFALFGESYGTRLAIEAVRGADVPVDRLVLDSVYPPGSGGTLAILPEDFEHLLASIDARCRTLAGCASHEGGIRAALRRALDRLGAAPLQVVARDLRAHDRSLEMRIERQDLLDVLVSALYGEDRIAEFPGLLDRLARTGPDPDWQALFDAAATLWMDATFSPLAHHLIGCRDNPPLDPAKLDKQLAAWPQFADVMRPAPWQYALCDWMGVPAQPLDTDWEIRIPTLLLSRRIDPATPLHHLEAVRHRFERAELIVVPGAGHGVIGVDAEITRRAGRFLDGDPDPIDPQ, from the coding sequence GTGGCGCCTGCTGTGCGGACCGGTCGCGCGTGGCGCGGGGACAGGCTGGCCCGCCTGCTGACGGCTGCCCTTGCCCTGATCACAGCGGCGCCGGCGTTGGCCGGCGCCGAGTTGAAGGACACCGAGTGCTGGTTCGACGTGGGCGCCGGTCGCCGCACGCACTGCGCCTGGCTGACGCCCTCGCGGCAGGATGCCGCGGGCGCCATCCGCTTGCCGGTGGTGATCCTGCGCCGGCAGTCGGAGCGTGCCAGCCGGCGCGCCGTGATCTACCTCACCGGCGGCCCGGGCGCCGGCAGCGATCTCGACACTGCTGGCCTGCGTGCCGCCCGGATGTGGCGGGCGCAACTGGGACTGCGCCAGGACCTGGTGCTCTACGACCAGCGTGGCACCGGCCGGGCGCAACCGTCGCTGCATTGCGATGGCAACGACGCCCATCTGCGCAGCGTGCTGGCCGGACCCGGCGACTACGGCCAGCGCATGGCCAAGGCCGCCAAGTTCCTGCTCGCCTGCGCCCGGCTGGTGTCGCCGGAGGATCGTGCCGCCGGACTGTACGGGACGGTTACGGCCGCCGCCGACCTGCGCGATCTGATGGCCACCCTGACCCGTGTCCACGGCTACCGGTCATTCGCGCTGTTCGGCGAGTCCTACGGCACGCGCCTGGCCATCGAGGCGGTGCGCGGCGCCGATGTACCGGTCGACCGGCTGGTCCTGGATTCGGTCTACCCGCCCGGCAGCGGTGGCACCCTGGCGATCCTGCCCGAGGACTTCGAGCATCTGCTGGCGTCGATCGACGCACGCTGTCGCACGCTCGCCGGCTGCGCGAGCCACGAGGGCGGCATCCGCGCCGCACTGCGGCGTGCCCTCGATCGGCTCGGTGCAGCGCCCCTGCAGGTCGTCGCCCGCGATCTGCGCGCGCACGATCGCAGCCTGGAGATGCGCATCGAGCGTCAGGACCTGCTGGATGTGCTCGTCTCCGCCCTGTACGGCGAGGATCGCATCGCCGAGTTTCCCGGCCTACTCGACCGCCTTGCCCGCACGGGTCCCGACCCGGATTGGCAGGCGCTGTTCGACGCGGCGGCCACGCTCTGGATGGACGCGACCTTCAGCCCGCTCGCCCACCACCTGATCGGCTGCCGCGACAACCCGCCGCTCGATCCCGCCAAGCTGGACAAGCAGCTCGCCGCCTGGCCCCAGTTCGCCGACGTCATGCGTCCGGCGCCGTGGCAGTACGCCCTGTGCGACTGGATGGGCGTGCCTGCCCAGCCGCTGGACACCGACTGGGAGATCCGGATCCCGACCCTGCTGCTCAGTCGCCGCATCGACCCGGCCACGCCTCTGCACCACCTCGAGGCCGTGCGACATCGTTTCGAACGGGCCGAACTGATTGTGGTCCCGGGCGCCGGGCATGGCGTGATCGGCGTCGATGCGGAGATCACCCGGCGGGCCGGCCGGTTCCTGGACGGCGATCCGGATCCGATCGATCCGCAGTAG
- a CDS encoding DUF4397 domain-containing protein, with the protein MKPVLSLLAAAAFSLAALPAVADTAGAPTARLQVAHLAPFAPGAGTAVNIALNGSTALTDVSYGDSTDYIDLPAGNYLVEIFPVGSGTAAISANVNLDAGVDYTAIAVGNGVQQPLGLLALVDEQTAPPAGDIRLRLGHLAPFASGAAVLADVRLEDGTPVVEGVTFGDVTGYLGLPGGSYDLRITAPGDSATLINPLPVDLPAGTLIRAFAVGDGVNQDLGVFALPQGAPGFFLPLGTTPPPGTARLQVAHLAPFAPGAGTAVNIALNGTTALTNVSYGGSTGYLEVPAGDYLVEIFPVGSGSPAISANVSLAANTDYTAIAVGNGGNQPLGLIALVDEQTPPPAGDIRIRVGHLAPFASGAAVLADVRLEDGTPVVPGVTFGDVTGYLGLPGGSYDLRITTPGGGTTLINPLPVNLPAGTLIRVFAAGDGSNQPLGVFALPQGAPGSFLPLGTTPPPTTGGVQPVPSLAAWGVLLLGALVLLLAAGRLRGVLRSRI; encoded by the coding sequence ATGAAACCAGTCCTTTCCTTGCTCGCCGCGGCAGCCTTCAGCCTCGCCGCGCTGCCCGCCGTCGCCGATACCGCCGGTGCCCCCACCGCCCGCCTTCAGGTCGCGCACCTGGCGCCGTTCGCCCCGGGGGCCGGGACCGCCGTCAACATCGCGCTGAACGGCAGCACCGCGCTCACCGACGTCAGCTACGGCGATTCCACCGACTACATCGACCTGCCCGCGGGCAACTACCTGGTGGAGATCTTCCCGGTCGGCAGCGGCACGGCGGCGATCTCGGCCAACGTGAACCTGGATGCCGGCGTCGACTACACCGCGATCGCGGTGGGCAATGGCGTGCAGCAGCCGCTCGGCCTGCTCGCCCTGGTCGACGAGCAGACCGCGCCGCCCGCCGGCGACATCCGCCTGCGCCTGGGCCACCTCGCGCCGTTCGCCTCCGGCGCCGCGGTGCTGGCCGACGTCCGCCTGGAGGACGGCACGCCGGTGGTCGAGGGCGTGACCTTCGGCGACGTCACCGGCTATCTGGGCCTGCCGGGCGGCAGCTACGACCTGCGCATCACCGCGCCGGGCGACAGCGCGACCCTGATCAATCCGCTGCCGGTGGATCTTCCCGCTGGCACGCTGATCCGTGCCTTCGCCGTCGGCGACGGCGTCAACCAGGACCTGGGGGTGTTCGCCCTGCCCCAGGGCGCGCCGGGCTTCTTCCTGCCGCTCGGCACCACGCCGCCGCCGGGCACCGCGCGCCTGCAGGTCGCCCACCTGGCGCCGTTCGCCCCCGGCGCCGGCACCGCCGTCAACATCGCGCTCAACGGCACCACCGCGCTGACCAATGTCAGCTATGGCGGTTCCACCGGCTACCTCGAGGTGCCTGCCGGCGACTATCTGGTCGAGATCTTCCCGGTCGGCAGCGGCAGCCCGGCGATCAGCGCCAACGTCAGCCTGGCCGCGAACACGGACTACACGGCCATCGCGGTCGGCAACGGCGGCAACCAGCCGTTGGGCCTGATCGCCCTGGTCGACGAGCAGACGCCGCCGCCGGCCGGCGACATCCGTATCCGCGTCGGCCACCTTGCGCCGTTCGCCTCCGGCGCCGCGGTACTGGCCGATGTCCGCCTCGAGGACGGCACCCCGGTGGTGCCCGGCGTCACCTTCGGCGACGTCACCGGCTACCTCGGACTGCCGGGCGGTAGCTACGACCTGCGCATCACCACGCCGGGCGGCGGCACCACCCTGATCAACCCGCTGCCGGTCAACCTGCCGGCCGGCACGCTGATCCGCGTGTTCGCGGCCGGCGACGGCAGCAACCAGCCGCTCGGCGTGTTCGCGCTGCCGCAAGGGGCGCCCGGCAGCTTCCTGCCGCTGGGCACCACGCCGCCACCGACCACCGGCGGCGTGCAGCCGGTGCCGTCCCTGGCGGCCTGGGGGGTGCTCCTGCTCGGCGCGCTGGTGCTGCTGCTGGCCGCCGGCCGTCTGCGGGGCGTGCTCCGGTCGCGCATCTGA
- the gap gene encoding type I glyceraldehyde-3-phosphate dehydrogenase has translation MPVKVAINGYGRIGRNILRALYETGRTGEIQVVAVNDLGDAETNAHLTQYDTAHGKFPGTVSVAGGDLVVNGDRIRVCAERDPAKLPWRELGVDVVLECTGLFTSKAKASAHIDAGAGKVIISAPGEKDVDNTIVYGVNHDTLKASDTVISNASCTTNCLAPLAKVLHGRIGMVHGLMTTIHAYTNDQVLTDVFHKDLRRARSATQSQIPTKTGAAAAVGLVLPELNGKLTGFSMRVPTINVSVVDLSFVAARETSKDEIDAVLKAASEGELKGILGYNTKPLVSVDFNHDPHSSVYDATLTQVMGGTLVKVCAWYDNEWGFSNRMLDTTLALVAAGRRGG, from the coding sequence ATGCCCGTCAAGGTCGCCATCAACGGCTACGGCCGCATCGGCCGCAACATCCTCCGCGCCCTCTACGAGACCGGCCGTACCGGCGAGATCCAGGTGGTCGCGGTGAACGACCTGGGCGATGCCGAGACCAACGCCCACCTGACCCAGTACGACACCGCGCACGGCAAGTTCCCCGGCACCGTCTCGGTGGCCGGCGGCGACCTGGTCGTCAACGGCGACCGCATCCGGGTCTGCGCCGAGCGCGATCCGGCCAAGCTGCCCTGGCGCGAACTCGGCGTCGACGTGGTGCTGGAATGCACCGGGCTGTTCACCTCCAAGGCCAAGGCCTCCGCGCACATCGACGCCGGCGCCGGCAAGGTGATCATCTCCGCGCCGGGCGAGAAGGATGTCGACAACACCATCGTCTACGGGGTCAACCACGACACCCTGAAGGCGTCCGACACGGTCATCTCCAACGCCTCGTGCACCACCAACTGCCTGGCGCCGCTGGCCAAGGTGCTGCACGGCAGGATCGGCATGGTGCACGGGTTGATGACCACCATCCACGCCTACACCAACGACCAGGTGCTGACCGACGTCTTCCACAAGGACCTGCGCCGGGCGCGTTCGGCGACCCAGAGCCAGATCCCGACCAAGACCGGCGCCGCCGCCGCGGTCGGCCTGGTGCTGCCCGAGCTCAACGGCAAGCTGACCGGCTTCTCGATGCGCGTGCCGACCATCAATGTCTCGGTGGTCGACCTGTCGTTCGTGGCCGCGCGGGAAACCAGCAAGGACGAGATCGATGCCGTGCTGAAGGCGGCCAGCGAGGGCGAGCTGAAGGGCATCCTCGGTTACAACACCAAGCCGCTGGTCTCGGTGGACTTCAACCACGACCCGCACAGCTCGGTCTACGACGCCACCCTGACCCAGGTGATGGGCGGCACCCTGGTCAAGGTGTGCGCCTGGTACGACAACGAGTGGGGCTTTTCCAACCGAATGCTGGACACCACGCTGGCGCTGGTCGCGGCCGGACGCCGGGGCGGCTGA
- a CDS encoding S1/P1 nuclease has protein sequence MRPFRPALVLALAAILAAAAPARAFGPDGHRIVGDLAARQIAAGTAARVAALLAGEADASLAGVSIWADEVRERPEWRHTAPWHYVNLPRGDCRYLASRDCKDGRCIVAAIGEQAEILADRSRDPALRARALKFLVHFVADIHQPLHAGHADDRGGNTFQLFYLGQGGNLHALWDGGLLRASREPWRTRSARLAEVRADTDTRWSIRAPRAWAEASCRLIASADIYPRRPGRLPADYMERQLPVVERQLVLAGARLAALLDALLAD, from the coding sequence ATGCGCCCTTTCCGGCCCGCCCTTGTCCTCGCATTAGCCGCAATCCTGGCAGCGGCCGCGCCGGCCCGTGCCTTCGGTCCCGACGGCCACCGCATCGTGGGCGACCTGGCCGCCCGGCAGATCGCCGCCGGCACGGCAGCCCGGGTCGCCGCGCTGCTCGCAGGCGAGGCCGACGCCAGTCTCGCTGGCGTTTCGATATGGGCCGACGAGGTGCGGGAACGGCCCGAATGGCGCCACACCGCGCCCTGGCACTACGTGAACCTGCCGCGCGGCGATTGCCGCTACCTGGCGAGCCGCGACTGCAAGGACGGCAGGTGCATCGTCGCCGCGATCGGCGAACAGGCCGAGATCCTGGCCGACCGCAGCCGGGATCCCGCGCTACGTGCCCGGGCGCTCAAGTTCCTGGTCCACTTCGTGGCGGATATCCATCAGCCTCTGCATGCCGGCCACGCCGACGACCGCGGCGGCAACACCTTCCAGCTGTTCTACCTGGGCCAGGGCGGCAACCTGCATGCGCTCTGGGACGGCGGGCTGCTGCGGGCAAGCCGGGAGCCCTGGCGCACGCGCAGCGCACGGCTGGCCGAGGTGCGAGCCGATACCGACACGCGCTGGTCGATTCGGGCGCCGCGCGCCTGGGCAGAGGCCTCCTGCCGCCTGATCGCTTCGGCGGACATCTATCCGCGCCGGCCGGGACGCCTGCCTGCGGACTACATGGAGCGACAGCTGCCCGTGGTGGAAAGGCAACTCGTCCTTGCCGGCGCCCGCCTGGCCGCCCTGCTCGACGCCCTGCTGGCCGACTGA
- a CDS encoding DUF3365 domain-containing protein → MALRPRNASGLMGIIAALALAVLVAGCGQAPAPGERAPDTGAEQVPASAADRARAAAADFSGRLRAALRDHMGSEGPVSAVAFCREQAPAIAAEVMTAHGVRLGRVALPGRERNPGNTATGWQVAVLARFADAVATGGAPEDQVELVIDGLPDGIDARLARGIRVEAPCQLCHGVELAPGIAEAIALQYPGDRATGFREGDLRGALWVEVPATEPPP, encoded by the coding sequence GTGGCTTTGCGTCCTCGCAATGCGTCCGGGTTGATGGGCATCATCGCGGCCCTGGCGCTGGCGGTCCTCGTCGCCGGCTGCGGCCAGGCGCCCGCGCCCGGCGAGCGCGCGCCGGACACCGGGGCGGAACAGGTGCCGGCCTCGGCTGCGGATCGTGCCCGTGCCGCCGCCGCCGATTTCTCCGGTCGTCTGCGCGCGGCGCTTCGCGACCACATGGGCAGCGAAGGCCCGGTCTCCGCCGTGGCCTTCTGCCGCGAGCAGGCGCCGGCGATCGCCGCCGAGGTGATGACGGCGCACGGCGTGCGCCTGGGTCGCGTCGCTCTCCCCGGACGCGAGCGCAACCCCGGCAACACCGCAACCGGCTGGCAAGTTGCCGTGCTGGCCCGGTTCGCCGACGCGGTGGCGACGGGTGGCGCCCCGGAGGACCAGGTCGAGCTGGTCATCGACGGCCTGCCCGACGGGATCGATGCGCGTCTTGCCCGCGGTATCCGGGTGGAGGCGCCCTGCCAGCTCTGCCATGGCGTCGAGCTGGCGCCGGGCATCGCCGAGGCGATCGCCCTGCAGTACCCGGGCGACCGCGCCACCGGCTTCCGCGAGGGCGACCTGCGGGGTGCGCTCTGGGTCGAGGTCCCCGCCACCGAACCGCCCCCCTGA